In one window of Tistrella mobilis DNA:
- a CDS encoding phytoene desaturase family protein, giving the protein MYTQGRPYRRRDGIPHGFDAIVIGSGMGGLGVASVLAQQGMRMLVLEQNAVIGGLTQSYDRAGYRWTVGMHYIGDVASPRTLTWKMFDYAARGGIRWAHLPPIYNRMNIAGREYRIPAGVEAYRAALHGWFPQETAAIDRYLELLAAASKSSGPFFALKAFPADRPMPALEAMTAPFRDFARRTTREVIADLTADPELTAVLTANWGDYGIEPARSSFAMHAMLAKHYMNGASYPHGGGRAFADAIVPVIEAAGGLVLHGAEVARILVEDGRATGVVMASGEEVRAGVVISGAGLRNTFGRLMAPEARAAAGLDRMRESVTYTNTVVGLHIGLEGDAATLGLEPANIWAHPGTDFDANLAAHRADFDAPFPFHFITFASAKDPTWNETFPNRSTIEMHALTDYRHFARWQGTRWMKRGADYEAMKARVQERLLADLYRLVPATRGAVRYVEVSTPLTYETFVRQQYGDFLGVESSPQRYEQDWLRAQTPVPGLYLTGQDVTSDGIIGALFGGVLCASAVTGRDMVDEIKKAPVFAQDVS; this is encoded by the coding sequence ATGTATACGCAAGGGCGGCCCTACAGGCGCAGGGACGGCATTCCCCATGGCTTCGATGCCATCGTCATCGGCTCGGGCATGGGCGGGCTCGGGGTCGCCTCTGTCCTGGCGCAGCAGGGGATGCGCATGCTGGTGCTGGAGCAGAACGCCGTGATCGGCGGCCTGACCCAGAGCTATGACCGGGCCGGGTATCGCTGGACGGTGGGCATGCACTATATCGGCGACGTCGCATCGCCACGGACGCTGACCTGGAAGATGTTCGACTACGCGGCCCGGGGCGGGATCCGCTGGGCGCATCTGCCCCCGATCTACAACCGGATGAACATTGCCGGGCGCGAATACCGGATTCCGGCGGGTGTCGAGGCCTATCGCGCGGCGCTCCACGGCTGGTTCCCGCAGGAAACGGCGGCGATCGACCGCTATCTGGAGCTTCTGGCCGCGGCCTCGAAATCCTCGGGCCCCTTCTTCGCGCTCAAGGCCTTTCCGGCCGACCGGCCGATGCCGGCGCTGGAGGCGATGACCGCACCCTTCCGCGATTTCGCCCGCCGCACCACCCGCGAGGTGATCGCCGATCTGACCGCCGATCCGGAACTGACCGCGGTGCTCACGGCCAATTGGGGCGATTACGGGATAGAGCCGGCGCGGAGTTCCTTCGCCATGCATGCCATGCTGGCCAAGCACTATATGAACGGCGCCAGCTATCCCCATGGCGGCGGCCGGGCCTTTGCGGATGCGATCGTGCCGGTGATCGAGGCGGCGGGCGGGCTGGTCCTGCATGGTGCCGAGGTGGCGCGGATCCTGGTCGAGGACGGCCGGGCGACCGGTGTGGTGATGGCATCGGGCGAAGAGGTGCGCGCCGGGGTCGTGATCAGCGGCGCCGGCCTGCGCAACACCTTCGGCCGGCTGATGGCGCCCGAGGCGCGTGCGGCGGCCGGGCTGGACCGGATGCGCGAGAGCGTGACCTATACCAATACCGTGGTCGGGCTGCATATCGGGCTGGAGGGGGATGCGGCGACGCTGGGCCTGGAGCCTGCGAATATCTGGGCGCATCCGGGGACCGATTTCGACGCCAACCTGGCGGCGCACCGTGCCGATTTCGACGCGCCGTTTCCGTTTCACTTCATCACTTTCGCCTCGGCGAAGGATCCGACCTGGAACGAGACTTTCCCGAACCGGTCGACGATCGAGATGCACGCCCTGACCGACTACCGGCATTTCGCCCGCTGGCAGGGTACGCGGTGGATGAAGCGCGGCGCCGATTACGAGGCGATGAAGGCCAGGGTGCAGGAACGCCTGCTGGCCGATCTCTATCGTCTGGTGCCGGCGACCCGCGGTGCCGTGCGCTATGTCGAGGTCTCGACCCCGCTGACCTACGAAACCTTCGTGCGGCAGCAATATGGTGACTTCCTCGGCGTGGAAAGTTCGCCGCAGCGCTACGAACAGGACTGGCTGCGGGCGCAGACCCCCGTACCGGGCCTGTATCTGACTGGACAGGACGTGACCAGCGACGGCATCATCGGCGCGTTGTTCGGTGGTGTGCTCTGTGCCTCTGCCGTCACTGGCAGGGACATGGTCGATGAGATCAAGAAGGCGCCGGTTTTCGCTCAGGACGTCTCATGA
- a CDS encoding TetR/AcrR family transcriptional regulator, whose product MTEGGAPSDTRSRILAIAVDALLDLGAASLSLREIAKRAGLSPMAIYRHFADKEALMRALIEEGFRIYEGYLAIERHEADPVRHLEALAARVFDFAIEKSACFELMFLSSGTLSGLKDRRPIEGIHLPTYDMARDAVRECVEAGRLQAGNLRHMTTDLLAYCIGFGAFYMSGAITSDPVVARRQFADGFRRMVTLMSRPDQTHGGDAP is encoded by the coding sequence ATGACTGAGGGCGGGGCTCCGTCGGACACGCGCAGCCGGATCCTCGCCATTGCCGTCGATGCCCTGCTCGACCTGGGGGCGGCGTCGCTGTCGCTGCGGGAGATCGCCAAACGGGCCGGCCTTTCGCCCATGGCGATCTACCGCCACTTCGCCGACAAGGAAGCCCTGATGCGTGCCCTGATCGAAGAGGGCTTCCGGATCTATGAAGGCTATCTCGCGATCGAACGGCACGAGGCGGACCCGGTGCGCCATCTGGAGGCGCTGGCGGCCCGTGTCTTCGACTTCGCGATCGAGAAAAGTGCCTGTTTCGAGCTGATGTTCCTGTCCTCCGGCACGCTGAGCGGGCTGAAGGACCGGCGCCCGATCGAGGGGATCCATCTGCCCACCTACGACATGGCCCGCGACGCCGTCCGGGAATGCGTCGAGGCCGGCCGGCTTCAGGCCGGCAATCTGCGGCATATGACGACCGACCTGCTGGCCTACTGCATCGGGTTCGGCGCGTTCTACATGTCGGGTGCGATCACCTCTGATCCGGTGGTCGCGCGCCGGCAGTTCGCAGACGGGTTCAGGCGGATGGTCACCTTGATGTCAAGACCAGACCAGACCCATGGAGGAGATGCCCCGTGA
- a CDS encoding DUF1330 domain-containing protein: MTAYVVMIREKMRDEDAFKDYAAGARAARGDHPITPLAFYGPHQVLEGAAAEGVVILSFPDMDAARAWYDSPAYAEARAHRYRAADYRVLLVDGV, from the coding sequence GTGACCGCCTATGTCGTGATGATCCGCGAGAAGATGCGCGACGAAGACGCCTTCAAGGACTATGCCGCCGGCGCCCGTGCCGCGCGCGGCGACCACCCCATCACCCCGCTTGCCTTCTATGGCCCCCATCAGGTGCTGGAAGGTGCGGCGGCGGAAGGCGTGGTGATCCTGTCCTTCCCCGACATGGATGCCGCCCGCGCCTGGTATGACAGCCCGGCCTATGCCGAGGCCCGCGCCCACCGTTATCGTGCAGCCGACTATCGCGTGCTGCTGGTCGACGGCGTCTGA
- a CDS encoding MarR family winged helix-turn-helix transcriptional regulator — MSGESLHTTIGFLVANLNRQLERELEENLRPLKLPVDQLRVLQTLASDEAADGLSMSEIARTILIDASTLTKVIDRMISDSLVYRAADPADRRRVRVLLTQKGAALLKTLRPMLDRQEEELRRTFDDLMDDQTPRNFAELLEHFCKRSAPQT, encoded by the coding sequence ATGTCCGGCGAGTCTCTCCACACGACCATCGGCTTTCTGGTCGCCAATCTGAACCGCCAGCTCGAACGCGAGCTGGAAGAGAATCTGCGGCCGCTGAAGCTGCCGGTCGACCAGCTCCGGGTCCTTCAGACGCTGGCCTCCGACGAGGCGGCCGACGGGCTCAGCATGTCGGAAATCGCCCGAACGATTTTGATCGATGCCTCGACCCTGACCAAGGTGATTGATCGGATGATCTCGGACAGCCTGGTCTATCGGGCCGCCGATCCGGCCGATCGCCGCCGGGTCCGCGTGCTGCTGACCCAGAAAGGCGCCGCCCTTCTGAAGACGCTGCGCCCGATGCTCGACCGGCAGGAGGAAGAGCTTCGGCGCACCTTCGACGATCTGATGGACGACCAGACCCCCAGGAATTTCGCCGAACTGCTGGAGCACTTCTGCAAGCGCAGCGCGCCCCAGACCTGA
- a CDS encoding substrate-binding domain-containing protein: MSKVNIGLLISQSGPTGIWAPSCLNGAILSAAETNAAGGVHGREVNLVVRDAGWDPAVAARIARDLVEIDNVSVIVAMVASNARRRISFAIAGRVPFIYTPNYEMDAPEPTIALSATDDRLIPPMLAWIEQRFQARRFLMIGSDYRWPQRTMPMTGRMIAAAGGTVVGMLSRPLDAPEDWDRRAVEDIRKADPDVVLCFLVGDQGIPFYRIYGEAGLAGRIPRCAIATDETILTSLSPAAMEGLFAGACYFAAARTAPNTAFMERYWSSFGSLAPIPNAYGQSCYEGVSFALGLIGRCRSADPRRLLSLPPHGVEYRSARFDTATGTLSQRLPIYIAAADGLSFDVVARF, from the coding sequence ATGTCCAAAGTGAATATCGGATTGCTGATCTCGCAAAGCGGCCCGACCGGTATCTGGGCGCCGTCCTGTCTGAACGGCGCCATCCTGAGCGCCGCCGAGACAAACGCCGCCGGAGGCGTCCATGGCCGGGAGGTCAACCTGGTGGTGCGGGATGCCGGCTGGGATCCGGCCGTGGCGGCGCGCATCGCCCGGGATCTGGTTGAGATCGACAATGTCTCGGTGATCGTCGCCATGGTGGCATCCAATGCCCGGCGGCGGATCTCGTTCGCGATCGCCGGGCGTGTGCCCTTCATCTATACGCCGAACTATGAAATGGACGCGCCCGAGCCGACCATCGCGCTCAGCGCCACCGATGACCGCCTGATCCCGCCCATGCTCGCCTGGATCGAACAGCGCTTTCAGGCCCGCCGGTTTCTGATGATCGGCAGCGATTATCGCTGGCCGCAGCGGACCATGCCGATGACCGGGCGGATGATCGCGGCGGCGGGCGGCACCGTGGTCGGCATGCTGTCCCGGCCGCTGGATGCGCCGGAAGACTGGGACCGGCGCGCCGTCGAAGACATCCGCAAGGCGGATCCCGACGTCGTTCTCTGCTTTCTGGTCGGGGATCAGGGCATCCCCTTCTACCGGATCTATGGCGAGGCCGGTCTTGCCGGCAGGATCCCGAGATGCGCCATCGCCACCGACGAAACCATCCTCACCAGCCTCTCACCCGCAGCCATGGAAGGGCTGTTCGCCGGGGCCTGCTATTTCGCCGCGGCCCGGACCGCGCCCAATACCGCGTTCATGGAACGCTACTGGTCGTCCTTCGGAAGCCTGGCGCCGATCCCCAACGCCTATGGGCAATCCTGCTATGAAGGCGTCAGCTTCGCGCTCGGCCTCATCGGCCGGTGCCGGTCCGCCGACCCGCGCCGCCTGCTCAGCCTGCCGCCGCATGGGGTGGAATATCGATCCGCCCGGTTCGACACCGCCACCGGCACGCTCTCGCAGCGCCTGCCGATCTATATCGCAGCGGCAGACGGGTTGTCCTTCGATGTCGTCGCCCGGTTCTGA
- a CDS encoding energy-coupling factor ABC transporter permease, which yields MHIEPGIVDGAKAILGYATAAGAGLATLKFGYDEARRRGGASLAARSGIAAAVVLGLFQLLPHPAVGVSEVHLILGSTLFLMFGLAPAAIGLASGLLVQGLLFAPFDLPQYGMNVTTLLVPLFALSWAARRLIAPGTPYVDLSYRQVLALSATYQAGIVSWVAFWVFYGQGVELSVLQSVSAFGAAYLAVILAEPLIDLGVLALAKSLRNGMLLERRLHAPA from the coding sequence ATGCACATCGAACCGGGCATCGTGGATGGCGCAAAGGCCATCCTGGGATATGCGACGGCGGCCGGGGCAGGGCTGGCGACGCTCAAATTCGGTTATGACGAGGCCCGTCGCCGGGGCGGCGCGTCACTCGCCGCCCGCAGCGGCATCGCGGCGGCCGTCGTGCTTGGCCTTTTCCAGCTGCTGCCGCATCCGGCGGTCGGCGTATCGGAGGTTCATCTGATCCTCGGCTCCACGCTGTTTCTGATGTTCGGCCTCGCCCCTGCGGCCATCGGCCTGGCATCGGGGCTGCTGGTGCAGGGGCTGCTCTTCGCGCCCTTCGATCTGCCGCAATACGGCATGAACGTCACGACGCTTCTGGTGCCGCTCTTTGCGCTGTCCTGGGCCGCGCGGCGTCTGATCGCCCCGGGCACGCCCTATGTCGACCTCTCCTATCGTCAGGTGCTGGCGCTTTCGGCCACCTACCAGGCCGGCATCGTCTCGTGGGTGGCGTTCTGGGTGTTTTACGGCCAGGGCGTCGAGCTTTCGGTTCTGCAGTCGGTCTCGGCGTTCGGGGCGGCCTATCTGGCGGTCATTCTGGCCGAACCTCTGATCGATTTGGGCGTTCTGGCGCTCGCGAAGTCGCTCCGCAACGGCATGCTGCTGGAGCGTCGTCTCCACGCACCGGCCTGA
- the nthB gene encoding nitrile hydratase subunit beta, translating to MNGIHDLGGIDGMGPVGPTAWEPPYHAEWEKAAWALFPFAARAGMFGLDEFRKHLEGMHPLHYLTAFYYEHWVDAVERIGCEKGHWTREELDKRTAYYLQYPDAPLPPNDDPALVDFADWAVKNGFPAARPIEAAPKFRIGDKVVVDASVPRHHHRRPRYAMGRVGEIVMHHGAHVFPDTTAAGGGETAEHLYTVRFAQSELYGAEHADPNACQHVDMWEPYITLARS from the coding sequence ATGAACGGTATTCACGACCTCGGCGGCATCGACGGGATGGGGCCGGTCGGCCCCACCGCCTGGGAGCCGCCCTATCATGCCGAATGGGAAAAGGCGGCCTGGGCGCTGTTCCCCTTCGCGGCCCGGGCCGGGATGTTCGGCCTGGACGAATTCCGCAAGCATCTGGAGGGGATGCACCCGCTCCATTACCTCACCGCCTTCTATTACGAGCATTGGGTGGATGCGGTCGAACGGATCGGCTGCGAAAAGGGTCATTGGACCCGCGAGGAGCTGGACAAGCGGACGGCCTATTATCTTCAGTATCCGGATGCGCCATTGCCGCCGAATGACGACCCGGCCCTCGTCGACTTCGCCGATTGGGCCGTGAAGAACGGCTTCCCGGCCGCCCGGCCGATCGAGGCGGCGCCGAAATTCCGGATCGGAGACAAAGTCGTCGTCGATGCCTCGGTGCCCCGCCATCACCATCGCCGGCCCCGCTATGCCATGGGGCGTGTCGGCGAGATCGTGATGCATCACGGCGCCCATGTCTTTCCCGACACCACCGCCGCCGGCGGCGGAGAGACCGCCGAACATCTCTACACCGTCCGTTTCGCCCAGTCAGAACTCTACGGGGCGGAACATGCCGATCCCAACGCATGTCAGCATGTCGACATGTGGGAGCCCTACATCACCCTGGCGCGGTCCTGA
- the nthA gene encoding nitrile hydratase subunit alpha: MTRVNLVYTPRTEEEIAARVKAIEAILIEGGLMSEAGVDRFAAVYENEVGPRLGASVVARAWTDPEFKARLLADASAACHELGIGGLQGEHMIVVENTDTIHNVVVCSLCSCYPWPVLGLPPNWFKSMPYRARIIREPRLCLKEDFRLDIPQETEIRVWDSNSEIRYWVLPQRPAGTDGMGADELAALVTRDSMIGTGFPRAA; the protein is encoded by the coding sequence ATGACCCGAGTCAATCTGGTCTACACACCCCGCACCGAGGAAGAGATCGCGGCCCGCGTGAAGGCGATCGAGGCCATCCTGATCGAAGGCGGGCTGATGTCGGAAGCGGGTGTCGACCGCTTCGCCGCCGTCTATGAAAACGAGGTCGGCCCGCGGCTCGGCGCCTCTGTGGTGGCCAGGGCCTGGACCGACCCCGAGTTCAAGGCCCGGCTTCTGGCGGATGCCAGCGCCGCCTGCCACGAATTGGGGATCGGCGGCCTGCAGGGCGAGCACATGATCGTCGTCGAGAACACCGATACGATCCATAACGTCGTCGTCTGCTCGCTCTGCTCCTGCTATCCCTGGCCCGTGCTCGGCCTGCCGCCGAACTGGTTCAAGTCGATGCCCTATCGCGCCCGCATCATCCGCGAGCCGCGCCTCTGCCTGAAAGAGGATTTCCGGCTCGACATCCCGCAGGAAACCGAGATCCGGGTGTGGGATTCGAATTCCGAAATCCGCTACTGGGTGCTGCCGCAGCGCCCCGCGGGCACCGACGGGATGGGGGCTGACGAGCTTGCGGCCCTGGTCACCCGGGATTCGATGATCGGCACCGGCTTCCCCCGGGCGGCCTGA
- a CDS encoding nitrile hydratase accessory protein — protein sequence MMPVSTSCSTDLAVLLERREGQVPFDKPWELRAFAIAVAACEAGEFAWGEFQEALTDAIRNWEAANPGFGPDQWNYYEHFVTALEVVLAQHRRLAADGLDDRARHILATPPHKHHVARYDPITIDRAGH from the coding sequence ATGATGCCTGTATCGACAAGTTGCAGCACCGATCTGGCCGTTCTGCTTGAGCGGCGCGAGGGCCAGGTGCCCTTCGACAAGCCCTGGGAATTGCGGGCCTTCGCCATCGCCGTTGCCGCCTGCGAGGCGGGCGAATTCGCCTGGGGCGAATTTCAGGAAGCGCTGACCGATGCCATCCGCAATTGGGAGGCGGCCAATCCGGGGTTCGGGCCCGACCAGTGGAACTACTACGAGCACTTCGTCACGGCGCTGGAAGTGGTCCTCGCGCAGCATCGGCGGCTTGCCGCCGATGGGCTGGATGACCGGGCGCGACACATCCTCGCGACACCACCGCACAAGCACCATGTCGCCCGCTACGATCCGATCACGATCGATCGGGCCGGTCACTGA
- a CDS encoding GNAT family N-acetyltransferase — MTAPVEAPPHLDPAPMRPLGPADIPPLARLWHQGWRDGHLASASAGLARARRLESFLARLEAAPAGEIQVTGPEGKPSGFFWLKGPCLDQFYVDPALRGQGLAMPLMAAAEARLAAAGVETAWLLCVVGNDRAARFYEKAGWHRAATTPMQLQTADGAFEIVVWRYEKRLLP; from the coding sequence ATGACCGCCCCTGTCGAGGCTCCCCCCCATCTCGATCCGGCGCCGATGCGCCCGCTCGGCCCCGCCGATATTCCGCCGCTCGCCCGGCTCTGGCATCAGGGCTGGCGCGACGGACATCTGGCATCGGCGTCGGCGGGGCTTGCCCGGGCGCGGCGGCTGGAGAGTTTCCTGGCCCGCCTTGAAGCAGCGCCCGCGGGCGAGATCCAGGTCACCGGGCCGGAGGGAAAACCCTCGGGCTTCTTCTGGCTGAAGGGCCCCTGCCTCGACCAGTTCTATGTCGACCCCGCCCTGCGTGGCCAGGGGCTGGCGATGCCGCTGATGGCCGCCGCCGAAGCCCGGCTGGCCGCCGCCGGTGTCGAGACCGCCTGGCTGCTCTGCGTGGTGGGCAACGACCGCGCCGCGCGCTTCTATGAAAAGGCGGGCTGGCATCGCGCCGCCACCACGCCCATGCAGCTTCAGACAGCCGACGGCGCGTTCGAGATCGTGGTCTGGCGTTACGAGAAGCGGCTGTTGCCTTAA
- a CDS encoding aldo/keto reductase codes for MEHRQLGASGLKLPVLGLGTGTFGGTGPLFGAWGNTDVAEARRLIDICLEAGVTLFDSADVYSDGASEEVLGQAIRGRRDRVILSTKMGLPMGPGANDAGVGRDRLIRGVDAALRRLGTDRIDILQLHAHDAATPVDEVVATLDDLIRAGKLRHAGVSNYPGWALMKALAAADRTGRSRFVAHQVYYSLIGRDYEWELMKLGLDQKVGALVWSPLGWGRLTGRIGRNRPVPAGSRLHDTAAFAPPVDEALLYRVTDVLDEIAAETGRTVPQIAINWLLGRPTVTSVIIGARNEAQLRDNLGATGWQLTPDQIARLDAAGTRDAPYPHFPYRRQEAFARLDPPAV; via the coding sequence ATGGAACATCGTCAGCTCGGCGCCTCGGGCCTTAAGCTGCCGGTTCTGGGGCTCGGCACCGGCACTTTCGGCGGCACGGGGCCGCTGTTCGGCGCCTGGGGCAATACCGATGTCGCAGAGGCCCGGCGGCTGATCGACATCTGCCTGGAGGCCGGCGTCACCCTGTTCGACAGCGCCGACGTCTATTCCGACGGCGCCTCGGAAGAGGTTCTGGGCCAGGCGATCCGCGGCCGGCGCGACCGGGTGATCCTGTCGACCAAGATGGGCCTGCCCATGGGCCCCGGTGCCAATGACGCAGGCGTCGGTCGCGACCGGCTGATCCGCGGCGTGGACGCGGCACTCCGCCGGCTTGGGACCGACCGGATCGACATCCTGCAGCTCCACGCCCATGACGCCGCCACCCCGGTGGACGAGGTGGTGGCAACGCTGGATGATCTGATCCGCGCGGGCAAGCTGCGCCATGCCGGGGTGTCGAACTATCCCGGCTGGGCCTTGATGAAGGCGCTGGCGGCCGCCGACCGCACCGGCCGCAGCCGTTTCGTCGCCCATCAGGTCTATTATTCCCTGATCGGCCGCGACTATGAATGGGAGCTGATGAAGCTGGGGCTGGACCAGAAGGTCGGCGCCCTGGTCTGGAGCCCGCTGGGCTGGGGGCGGCTGACCGGCCGCATCGGCCGCAACCGGCCGGTCCCTGCCGGCAGCCGGCTGCACGACACCGCCGCCTTCGCGCCCCCGGTCGACGAGGCCCTGCTCTACCGCGTCACCGACGTTCTGGACGAGATTGCCGCCGAGACCGGGCGGACGGTGCCGCAGATCGCGATCAACTGGCTGCTCGGCCGCCCGACGGTCACCTCGGTGATCATCGGCGCGCGCAACGAGGCGCAGCTGCGCGACAATCTGGGCGCCACAGGCTGGCAGCTGACCCCGGACCAGATCGCCCGGCTGGATGCCGCCGGCACCCGGGACGCCCCCTATCCGCATTTCCCCTATCGGCGGCAGGAGGCTTTCGCGCGGCTCGACCCGCCGGCGGTTTAA
- a CDS encoding acyl-CoA dehydrogenase family protein, protein MQFDHPPHVEALRQRLTDFMDHYILPAHGAVTRTFLEGGHPTEVIERLKARAWEAGLWNLFLPSLADDQPGVRLSNADYAPLAEIMGRVPWASEVFNCAAPDSGNMELLQLFGTADQKARWLDPLLLGEIRSVFCMSEPDAPSSDPTSLATTIRRDGDEYVVEGRKWFITGTRHPHLTFAIVFGVSDPDGLAERHRRHSFVIVPIDAPGVKIVRDITLMGAHAADGHGEIVFRNVRVPAENLIGTEGEAFAIAQARLGPGRVHHAMRSIGQCELALELMTERALERRIGGTPLADRANIREWIAESRIEIDQCRLLVMQAAWLMDTKGNAAARTAVSAIKLASARLQTRVLDRAMQVFGAAGLSPDTPLAGLWSWGRALRVLDGPDEVHLQTVAKAELKAARAAIGRNTRHFTGPAGL, encoded by the coding sequence ATGCAGTTCGATCACCCGCCCCATGTCGAGGCGCTGCGCCAGCGGCTGACGGATTTCATGGACCATTACATCCTGCCGGCCCATGGGGCGGTGACCCGCACTTTCCTTGAGGGCGGCCACCCGACCGAGGTGATCGAACGGTTGAAGGCGCGGGCCTGGGAGGCGGGGCTGTGGAACCTGTTCCTGCCCTCGCTTGCCGACGACCAGCCGGGGGTCCGGCTGTCCAATGCCGATTATGCGCCGCTGGCCGAAATCATGGGCCGGGTGCCCTGGGCGTCGGAGGTGTTCAACTGCGCGGCGCCGGACAGCGGCAATATGGAGCTGCTGCAGCTGTTCGGCACGGCGGATCAGAAGGCGCGCTGGCTGGATCCGCTGCTGCTGGGCGAGATCCGGTCGGTCTTCTGCATGTCGGAACCGGATGCGCCGTCATCCGACCCCACCTCGCTTGCCACCACCATCCGTCGGGACGGCGACGAATACGTGGTGGAGGGGCGGAAATGGTTCATCACCGGCACCCGCCATCCGCATCTGACCTTCGCCATCGTCTTCGGCGTCTCTGACCCGGACGGTCTGGCGGAGCGCCACCGGCGGCATTCTTTCGTGATCGTGCCGATCGATGCCCCCGGCGTGAAGATCGTGCGCGACATCACGCTGATGGGCGCGCATGCCGCCGACGGCCATGGCGAGATCGTGTTCCGCAATGTCCGGGTGCCGGCGGAAAACCTGATCGGCACCGAGGGCGAGGCTTTCGCCATCGCCCAGGCGCGGCTGGGCCCCGGGCGGGTGCATCATGCCATGCGCTCCATCGGCCAGTGCGAACTGGCGCTGGAGCTGATGACCGAGCGGGCGCTGGAACGCCGGATCGGCGGCACGCCGCTCGCCGATCGCGCCAATATCCGCGAGTGGATCGCCGAAAGCCGGATCGAGATCGACCAGTGCCGGCTGCTGGTGATGCAGGCGGCCTGGCTGATGGACACGAAAGGCAATGCGGCGGCGCGCACGGCGGTCTCTGCGATCAAGCTTGCAAGCGCGCGGTTGCAGACCCGGGTGCTGGACCGGGCGATGCAGGTCTTCGGGGCTGCCGGCCTGTCGCCCGATACGCCGCTTGCCGGGCTCTGGAGCTGGGGCCGGGCGCTCAGGGTGCTGGACGGGCCCGACGAGGTGCATCTGCAGACGGTGGCGAAGGCGGAGCTGAAGGCGGCGCGGGCGGCGATCGGGCGGAACACCCGCCACTTCACCGGACCCGCCGGACTTTAA
- a CDS encoding alpha/beta hydrolase, translating to MTDVARLSGLRTLILDAGPHASRSGRLLRRLAADAGDARVLRLAGTHDDMLSRVCRMVAAAPGVVVCGHNLGATLALHLADRPVARAVGGLLLLAPADVEQRPGLEDHGPLPRGQLPFPTIVAARPGDPWMDDARLKRLALCWCAERVELGGDDDRPVLRRLLRRLLLRARIDREGPPAGRPPLMAEDGPPARGWLM from the coding sequence ATGACGGACGTCGCCCGCCTCAGCGGTCTCCGGACACTGATCCTGGATGCCGGTCCCCATGCCAGCAGGTCGGGCCGCCTGCTGCGCCGCCTGGCGGCGGATGCCGGCGATGCCCGGGTGCTGCGCCTTGCCGGCACCCATGACGACATGCTCTCCAGGGTCTGCCGGATGGTGGCTGCCGCACCGGGTGTGGTGGTCTGCGGCCATAATCTGGGGGCGACCCTTGCCCTGCATCTGGCGGACCGGCCGGTCGCCCGGGCCGTGGGCGGCCTGCTGCTGCTGGCCCCCGCCGATGTCGAACAGCGCCCCGGGCTTGAAGACCACGGCCCCCTGCCCCGCGGCCAGCTGCCCTTCCCCACCATCGTCGCCGCCCGTCCGGGGGATCCCTGGATGGATGACGCCCGGCTGAAGCGGCTGGCGCTCTGCTGGTGCGCGGAACGGGTGGAGCTTGGCGGCGACGACGACCGGCCGGTGCTGCGCCGCCTGCTCCGCCGGCTGCTGCTGCGCGCCCGGATCGACCGCGAGGGGCCGCCCGCCGGCCGTCCGCCACTGATGGCCGAAGACGGCCCGCCCGCCCGCGGCTGGCTGATGTGA